One Stratiformator vulcanicus genomic window, CTGAGACACTGGTGTTATCCCGGAATGGATCATCTTATGAAGTACTCGTTCAAGCGCGCCGTTTAATGCGCGACAGCTTCCTTCGCGAAGAGCGTCTGTAGCGAACGAAAACCTTTGAATTCGAGGGCATGTCCGAACGGGTCATGGAAGAACATCGTGCCTTGCTCTCCCGGTTGACCTGCGAACCTCGTCCGCGGCGCGATAATGAATTCGATGTCGGCGGCCTCGAGCCGATCGGCTAGCGCTCTCCAAGTCGGCAGGTCGAACGCGACTCCGAAGTGCGGTATCGGCACGCCGTCGCCATCGACGTCGTTGACGTGTTTGCGTGGCGGAGGCATTGACGGGTCAAGATGACATACGAATTGGTGCCCGAAGAGATCGAAATCGACCCACGTTTCATCGCAGCGGCCCTCGGGACAGCCGAGGAGTCCCCCATAGAACTCACGTGCTTTCGTCAGGTCGCTGACGGGAACGGCTAAGTGAAACGGCCAAGCGGTCATAGAAATTGTGGTGCTCCGAGGTATTGCTGAACCCTCCCGTGCCGAGAGTAGGAAGGGGTTGCATCACTCGACGGTCAGGCAACAATCGTGCCGGAGAGATCATGAGCCGCGACAAAACCCCTCGCATCGCCTTTCTTGATGACATTCCCTCGTTGCGCGAGGAGATGGTCGCCATTCTTGAAGGCGCCGGCCTCGCGGCGACGGCGCTCTCTGATCCTTACGAAGCAATCGCAAAAGCGGAACGCCGCGAGTTGGACCTTCTGATCACGAGTCTCGTGATGAAGCCCCTGGGAGGCTTCGAGGTCATTCGCGGCGTGCGGGGTGTTGGGAGCGACGTCCCGATCATCATGTTGACGAGTTATGGGACAGAGCAGTCGGCGATCGAAGCGAATCGGCTCGGTATTGCGGATTACCTGACCAAGCCGATTGCCAGCCGTGAGTTGGTCGCTCGGGTTCGGCGCGTCCTGAAAGGGGACGCCGAAGGCCCGGTCACGCTGGCGAAAATGATCTCTTCGGACTCCGCTATGGAGGCCATCTTCGAGAAAGCCCGCGTCGTTGCATCCTCGGAAAGCCGGATTTTGATCTTGGGCGAGACGGGCTGCGGCAAGCAGTTGCTCGCCCACGCTATTCATGAACATAGCGGTCGGGCCAAGGCACCGTTCGTCGAAGTCAATTGCGCGGCGATCCCTTCAGGACTGCTCGAAAGCGAACTGTTCGGTCACGAGCCGGGCGCGTTCACCGGGGCGACCAAGCGTCGAATCGGCCGCTTCGAAGCGGCCGGTCACGGAACAATTTTCCTCGACGAAATCGGCGAGTTGAGCTTTGACCTCCAATCGAAATTGCTGCACGTGCTCGAAGGTGGTCGATTCACCAGAGTCGGCGGCAATGACGATCTCAAAAGCCAGGCTCGGCTCGTCACCGCGACCAATCGCGATCTGCATGTCGAGGTCGAACAGGGGCGCTTTCGTGCCGATCTTTTCTACCGTCTCAACGTGATCAGCCTGACGCTTCCTGCTCTGCGAGAACGCCCCGGCGACATTATGCTGTTGGCTGAGCATTTCCTGAAGAAGTTCCTCCCGGAGGGACGCCGTCCTCCCCGCTTCAGCAACGAGGCCGTGCAAGTTTTGACGACGTTTCCGTGGCCGGGAAACGTGCGCGAACTTCAAAACGTCGCCGAGCAGATCGCCGTGCTGCATGTCGGAACCGAGATCAACGTCGCCGACCTCCCACAGCGGATTGTCCACGGAGCGGATCAGGCGACATCGCCAACGGTCGCGGCCCCCAGCGGCAACCGGTCCTTTCGATTAGAGCCCTTCCGTGACGCCCGTGATCGTTTCGAGAGGGAATACCTGACCGAATCGATCACTGCTGCGGGAGGCAACCTCGCTGAAGCCGCGCGCAGAGCCGGACTCGACCGCGCCCAATTCTTTCGCCTCGCGAAAAAGCACGGCCTCTCCTCCAACGCCAGAAGGTAGACGATTCATCAACAAGTCAACATTACTGATGACGAATTGACAACATTGCCGGGCCTGTAGCCGTCGTGGTCTGCACAACTCGGGCGCGGCCAGTGAGTTGACGAATGCGTTGTTGAAGCGCGGACGGGGAAGCCAATGACGCGATCGCGTCGAATCGGGCTCCAATGCGCGTGGATGCCGCTTTCTCCGTGGCGAGCCTGGGTAATGTCTTTAACGGCTCAGGGCGAGTGTCAGCCTGTCGAGGTGGCTCGTGTTCGTGTTTCTGATGCCCTGATCTGTTTTAGGAGCCGTGGGTCGCACCACGCGCCTCTCGGCACGTCGCTTGCATACCGGAGTTGTACTTAGGAGGCTTCGACAGTTTTCCCATCATTTTGACCGCGTCTTGATCGGTTGCTTGCCCCGATCGAGCCATGAAGCCAGAAAATCGAACATTAAGTCTTGAGTGCGACCGCCGACGATCGGGCCGAAACGGACGTGCCCAATGACGACATCGCCTCGAAGGATCGGGAAACACCGCACGGTTCGGCACCAACGAGCCTGAGTCGGCCTTCGCGCATCGCGACCGCGATGTTGATGATTGTTGCGGTTTGCACGTCCATTTGGGTCGGCCGCAATGTCGAGCCGACGGCGGTTGTTGATCTCGTCGCAATCGACCAAGCAGCGGCTGAGAACAGCGACGACGAGATCGTACCGGTCAACGCCGTCGACGATGTCGATCAACCTGTCGGCGATCTCGTCCTCGCCGCGGCTGAAGAATCTGTCGGCTCGGAGTCCTCGGTCATCATTCAATGGATCTCGGGCGAACAGACTAAGTATTTTCACGCAACTCTCAGCAGACACTTCGGCGTATGGTCCCTGCTTCCCGCTTTCGTCGCTCTCGCTCTGTGTTGGATGACGCGCGAGCCTCTTGTTTCTTTAGCGGGTGGAGCGCTTTGTGGTGCTCTGTCGTTGGGACAGTACGACCTGACCGAAGACGTCCTTGTGCCGATCATCGGCACGCCCCAAGCGAGCGGCATCTTAATTCTCTACCTCTGGCTGCTCGGAGGACTTCTCGGTGTGTGGTCGCGAACCGGAGCGGCCGAAGCATTCGCCCGCTGGGCTGCCCGACACTTCGTGCGAGGTCCCCGCTCTGCCAAGGTCGTGGCCTGGGCTCTGGGAATTCTCTTCTTTCAAGGCGGGACGATCAGCACCGTGCTCGTCGGTACGGCGGTGCGACCGCTCGCTGATGCGAATCGGGTCAGCCACGAAGAACTCTCTTATATCGTCGATTCCACGGCTTCACCGGTCGCTTCCTTAATCGCCTTTAATGCCTGGCCGGGATATATCCAGTCATTGCTGCTTGTGCCAGGGGTCGCCTATCTTGCGACGGAATCAGCCCGCATCCAGTTTTTCTTTCAGGCGATCCCGCTGAGTTTTTATTCGATCTTCGCCATCATCGGCACATTCTTGGTAGCGATCGACCGTGGCCCTTTCATCGGATCGCGATTTCGAGCCGCGGTCGAGCGGTCCCGACAAACGGGGCAACTAAACCGCCCGGGCAGTATGCCGATGAATGCATCAATCGACCATGTCACCGCGGTGCCCGAAGGATATCGACCGCACGTTGCGGAGTTTCTCCTGCCATTGGCCATCCTCATCAGCATTGCCGTCGGGACCTTTGTTGTATCCGGTAAGCCGGAAGTGCGATGGGCGTTCGGGGCCGCGCTCCTTTCCGCCTGTGGGATCGCCCTGTTTCGGGGTTTGACGATCGCTCAATTAATGCAGGGAATTTCCGACGGGCTTAAAGGTGCGACATACGGCTCCGTCGTGCTGATGATGGCGATCGTCATGGGAACTTTAACGTCGCAACTAGGTGGCGGTCGCTACTTGGTCGACTTACTCGGAAATTCGCTCGAACCGATGGCGATGCCAGCGGTTCTTTTTGCTCTGACCGTCGCGATTGCGTTCTCAACGGGAACAAGTTGGGGGACGTATGCGGTCGTCTATCCCCTTGCGATGCCCCTTGCCGTTTCCGTGTCGGCGGAAGCGGACCTTTCATCGCCGACGCTTTACGTCATGGTCTGTTTTGCATCGGTCTTAAACGCCAGCACGTTCGGCGATCAATGCTCGCCGATCTCTGATACGACGGTCTTGACCGCTATGACGACCGGCGCCGATTTGATGGACCATGTGTTGACTCAGCTGGTTCCGGCGGGCTTCGCCGCGGGGCTCGCCGTCATCGCGTGGACCGCGGTCGCCGGATATTGCCACTAAATCCACAAGTTCAAGAAACATGATTTGCAATTCTAAACTGCAGTTATCAAATCTGCGGATTCGATTCTCCCGAATTAAACGCGAATTACTAATTGGTGTCGCAGCGACAAATCTGGTTGCGGCGATTGCCGTATCAGCCTCGCCTGTCGCCAATGCCGCAGAACCGGTGTTTGGGCCTCCGTCATCGGCCGAGAGCAATCTTGGTTTAGTCGTTTGCGAAACTCCGATCGCCGCCCGATTGGGACGTGACGTTCTCGCTGCCGGCGGAAATGCCGTCGATGCGTCGGTGACGACGGCCCTGGCGCTGGCGGTCACATGGCCCGAAGCGGGCAACATCGGGGGTGGCGGATTCATGATGATCGCGCCTTCTAACGGGGAGGTTGTTTGCGTCGACTATCGAGAGACGGCCCCCGCCGCAGCCACGGTCGACAGCTTTGCCAATTGGGCCGACCGTCGTCATGCGAGAATGGCGGGAGTGCCCGGAACGATCGCGGGATTGGCTCTCGCTCACCGAAAGTACGGGTCTGTACCGTGGTCGAAATTAATTGGTCCAGTCGCCGATCTTGCGGACGAAGGATTCGTCGTCGACGAGTATCTAGCCGACTCTTTAAACAAAACAATGCGACTGACGTCGGTGCGTCGCGAGCCAAAGTTTCAAGAGTTCCGCCGCGTATTTGCAGCGTC contains:
- a CDS encoding Na+/H+ antiporter NhaC family protein, producing MSATADDRAETDVPNDDIASKDRETPHGSAPTSLSRPSRIATAMLMIVAVCTSIWVGRNVEPTAVVDLVAIDQAAAENSDDEIVPVNAVDDVDQPVGDLVLAAAEESVGSESSVIIQWISGEQTKYFHATLSRHFGVWSLLPAFVALALCWMTREPLVSLAGGALCGALSLGQYDLTEDVLVPIIGTPQASGILILYLWLLGGLLGVWSRTGAAEAFARWAARHFVRGPRSAKVVAWALGILFFQGGTISTVLVGTAVRPLADANRVSHEELSYIVDSTASPVASLIAFNAWPGYIQSLLLVPGVAYLATESARIQFFFQAIPLSFYSIFAIIGTFLVAIDRGPFIGSRFRAAVERSRQTGQLNRPGSMPMNASIDHVTAVPEGYRPHVAEFLLPLAILISIAVGTFVVSGKPEVRWAFGAALLSACGIALFRGLTIAQLMQGISDGLKGATYGSVVLMMAIVMGTLTSQLGGGRYLVDLLGNSLEPMAMPAVLFALTVAIAFSTGTSWGTYAVVYPLAMPLAVSVSAEADLSSPTLYVMVCFASVLNASTFGDQCSPISDTTVLTAMTTGADLMDHVLTQLVPAGFAAGLAVIAWTAVAGYCH
- a CDS encoding VOC family protein, with product MTAWPFHLAVPVSDLTKAREFYGGLLGCPEGRCDETWVDFDLFGHQFVCHLDPSMPPPRKHVNDVDGDGVPIPHFGVAFDLPTWRALADRLEAADIEFIIAPRTRFAGQPGEQGTMFFHDPFGHALEFKGFRSLQTLFAKEAVAH
- a CDS encoding sigma-54-dependent transcriptional regulator, encoding MSRDKTPRIAFLDDIPSLREEMVAILEGAGLAATALSDPYEAIAKAERRELDLLITSLVMKPLGGFEVIRGVRGVGSDVPIIMLTSYGTEQSAIEANRLGIADYLTKPIASRELVARVRRVLKGDAEGPVTLAKMISSDSAMEAIFEKARVVASSESRILILGETGCGKQLLAHAIHEHSGRAKAPFVEVNCAAIPSGLLESELFGHEPGAFTGATKRRIGRFEAAGHGTIFLDEIGELSFDLQSKLLHVLEGGRFTRVGGNDDLKSQARLVTATNRDLHVEVEQGRFRADLFYRLNVISLTLPALRERPGDIMLLAEHFLKKFLPEGRRPPRFSNEAVQVLTTFPWPGNVRELQNVAEQIAVLHVGTEINVADLPQRIVHGADQATSPTVAAPSGNRSFRLEPFRDARDRFEREYLTESITAAGGNLAEAARRAGLDRAQFFRLAKKHGLSSNARR